A region from the Candidatus Methylomirabilota bacterium genome encodes:
- a CDS encoding thiamine pyrophosphate-dependent dehydrogenase E1 component subunit alpha, with product MAATPKTLDGVPAEKWVELYTIMMRIRQFEERIMPLLKEGKIKGTAHPSVGQEAVAAGVCGILQPTDYIVSNHRGHGHCIAKGMRTPEMMAELYAKRTGSNKGKGGSMHIADLDQHIIGCTGIVGSGAPIAGGAALAAKLGKTGQAVVCFFGDGGINQGVVFESMNMAAIWQLPVVFVCENNMYALSTPAEKMTALKQLADRAQGFGFPGFQVMGNDLRAVVGATREALERARAGQGPTLLECKTYRWYGHSAMRPDTRAYRAREEELEWRERDPIALAEKELGKAGILTAEQVARIQREVAKEIEEAVEFAERSPDPDLQEMFTDVYAPY from the coding sequence ATGGCTGCCACGCCGAAGACGCTCGACGGTGTCCCCGCCGAGAAATGGGTCGAGCTCTACACGATCATGATGCGGATCCGCCAGTTCGAAGAGCGCATCATGCCGCTCCTCAAGGAAGGCAAGATCAAGGGGACCGCGCACCCCTCGGTGGGACAGGAGGCGGTGGCGGCCGGCGTGTGCGGCATTCTCCAGCCGACCGACTACATCGTGTCGAACCACCGGGGGCACGGACACTGCATCGCCAAGGGGATGCGGACACCCGAGATGATGGCCGAGCTCTACGCGAAGCGCACCGGGTCCAACAAGGGGAAAGGCGGCTCGATGCACATCGCCGACCTCGACCAGCACATCATCGGGTGTACCGGCATCGTGGGCAGTGGCGCCCCGATCGCAGGCGGCGCCGCGCTGGCCGCCAAGCTGGGGAAGACGGGGCAGGCGGTCGTCTGCTTCTTCGGCGACGGCGGCATCAACCAGGGCGTGGTGTTCGAGTCGATGAACATGGCGGCCATCTGGCAGCTGCCGGTCGTCTTCGTGTGCGAGAACAACATGTACGCCCTGTCGACGCCCGCCGAGAAGATGACGGCGCTCAAGCAGCTCGCCGACCGCGCGCAGGGCTTCGGCTTTCCCGGGTTCCAGGTCATGGGTAACGACCTCCGGGCCGTCGTCGGCGCCACCCGCGAGGCGCTCGAGCGCGCCCGGGCCGGCCAGGGTCCGACGCTCCTCGAGTGCAAGACGTACCGGTGGTACGGCCACTCGGCCATGCGGCCCGACACCCGCGCCTACCGGGCCCGTGAGGAAGAGCTGGAGTGGCGCGAGCGCGACCCGATCGCGCTGGCCGAGAAGGAGCTCGGGAAGGCCGGAATCCTCACCGCGGAGCAGGTCGCCCGGATCCAGCGCGAGGTCGCCAAGGAGATCGAGGAGGCCGTGGAGTTCGCCGAGCGCTCCCCCGATCCCGACCTCCAGGAGATGTTCACCGACGTCTACGCGCCCTACTGA
- a CDS encoding pyruvate dehydrogenase complex E1 component subunit beta, translated as MAVITYRDALNHAHREEMERDERVFLMGEEVAVYGGAYKVSQGLLEKFGERRVIDTPICESGFTGVGIGAAMVGLRPIVEMMTFNFALLALDQIVNHAAKLHYMSGGQFSCPLVVRGPGGPAHQLAAQHSQSMETYFYHVPGLKVVRPTTPRDAKGLLKSAIRDDNPVIFIESETLYGVKGEVPEDPDFLIPLGVAEVKREGRDVTAIAYSGMYYRVLEAAEEVERTDGISVEIVDPRTLRPMDTETILASVRKTHRAVVAESGAGFAGMGSEIAASITESAFDDLDAPVRRVTGANAPMPYARNLERLKTPSKEKIVEALRKVCAVD; from the coding sequence ATGGCGGTGATCACGTACCGGGACGCGCTCAATCACGCGCACCGCGAGGAGATGGAGCGGGACGAGCGCGTGTTCCTGATGGGGGAAGAGGTCGCGGTCTACGGGGGCGCCTACAAGGTCAGCCAGGGCCTCCTCGAGAAGTTCGGCGAGCGGCGCGTCATCGACACGCCCATCTGCGAGTCAGGCTTCACGGGGGTCGGGATCGGGGCGGCCATGGTCGGGCTGCGCCCGATCGTCGAGATGATGACGTTCAACTTCGCCCTCCTGGCCCTCGACCAGATCGTGAACCACGCCGCCAAGCTCCACTACATGTCCGGCGGCCAGTTCAGCTGCCCGCTGGTCGTCCGGGGGCCGGGGGGCCCCGCCCACCAGCTGGCCGCGCAGCACTCGCAGTCGATGGAGACCTACTTCTACCACGTGCCCGGGCTCAAGGTCGTCCGCCCGACCACGCCGCGCGACGCCAAGGGACTCCTCAAGAGCGCGATCCGCGACGACAACCCGGTGATCTTCATCGAGTCCGAGACCCTCTACGGCGTCAAGGGCGAGGTGCCCGAGGACCCCGACTTCCTGATTCCGCTCGGCGTCGCCGAGGTCAAGCGCGAGGGGCGGGACGTGACGGCGATCGCCTACTCGGGCATGTACTATCGGGTCCTGGAGGCGGCCGAGGAGGTGGAGCGGACCGACGGCATCTCCGTCGAGATCGTCGACCCCCGCACGCTCCGGCCCATGGACACCGAGACGATCCTGGCGTCCGTGCGCAAGACTCACCGGGCGGTGGTGGCCGAGTCCGGCGCCGGCTTCGCCGGGATGGGCTCCGAGATCGCCGCCTCCATCACCGAGAGCGCCTTCGACGACCTGGACGCGCCGGTCCGGCGGGTCACCGGCGCCAACGCGCCGATGCCGTACGCCCGGAACCTCGAGCGGCTCAAGACGCCCTCGAAGGAAAAGATCGTGGAGGCGCTCCGCAAGGTCTGCGCCGTCGACTGA
- a CDS encoding dihydrolipoamide acetyltransferase family protein: MAVTKVVMPKLSEAMETGKLLRWLKQEGERVAGGDIVAEIETDKADIELEAFGSGVLRKVLVGPGATVPVGNLIAVIAEPDDDISGVLGAAGAPTAPAAPPKRAEEPARAAAPTGGQPPAAAPAPSAPSTRAEEPVRAAAPTGGQPATAATVPAQPSVSAADARQAPAAVTAAATPPAAEAAREEEAEETPVAGRRLRASPLAKKLAQKSGIDLTLVKGTGPAGRIIQRDVESFVASRPAEAARPAAPAVRPAPRPEARPAAEYEDQALSQLRAAIARQMTQSKAPVPHFYLTTEVAMERAVALREELQALPGAPKLTFTDLIVRACAVTLTKHPGVNASFQGQAIRRYRAVHIGIAVALEDGLITPVLRDCDQKGLFQIAAESRDLAERTRVRKLKAQELSGATFSVSNLGMFAVDEFSAIINPPEGAILAVGAIVDKPVVVKGQLAVGKRLRLTLSCDHRAMDGAMGARFLGDLQALLEAPLGLLV; encoded by the coding sequence ATGGCGGTGACCAAGGTCGTGATGCCGAAGTTGTCGGAGGCGATGGAGACCGGCAAGCTCCTGCGGTGGCTCAAGCAGGAAGGGGAGCGGGTCGCCGGCGGCGACATCGTCGCCGAGATCGAGACGGACAAGGCCGACATCGAGCTGGAAGCCTTCGGCTCGGGCGTCCTCCGGAAGGTGCTGGTCGGGCCTGGCGCGACCGTGCCGGTCGGCAACCTCATCGCGGTGATCGCCGAGCCCGACGACGACATCTCCGGCGTGCTCGGCGCGGCCGGCGCCCCGACCGCGCCGGCGGCGCCCCCGAAGCGGGCCGAGGAGCCCGCGCGAGCCGCGGCGCCGACCGGCGGGCAACCCCCCGCGGCGGCCCCGGCGCCGTCGGCCCCGTCCACGCGGGCCGAGGAGCCGGTGCGGGCCGCGGCGCCGACCGGCGGGCAGCCCGCCACCGCGGCCACCGTGCCGGCGCAGCCGTCGGTATCGGCGGCCGACGCCCGGCAGGCCCCCGCCGCGGTGACGGCCGCCGCCACGCCGCCGGCGGCCGAGGCGGCGCGCGAGGAAGAGGCGGAGGAGACGCCGGTGGCCGGTCGGCGGCTCCGGGCCTCGCCGCTGGCGAAGAAGCTCGCGCAGAAGTCCGGCATCGATCTCACCCTGGTCAAGGGGACGGGGCCAGCCGGCCGCATCATCCAGCGCGACGTCGAATCATTCGTCGCCTCGCGACCGGCCGAGGCGGCCCGGCCGGCCGCCCCGGCCGTGCGGCCCGCCCCGCGGCCCGAGGCCCGGCCCGCGGCGGAGTACGAGGATCAGGCGCTCAGCCAGCTCCGCGCGGCGATCGCTCGGCAGATGACCCAGTCGAAGGCCCCCGTCCCGCACTTCTACCTCACCACGGAGGTCGCGATGGAGCGGGCGGTGGCGTTGCGGGAGGAGCTCCAGGCGCTTCCCGGCGCCCCCAAGCTCACCTTCACCGACCTCATCGTCCGGGCCTGTGCGGTGACGCTGACGAAGCATCCCGGCGTCAACGCGAGCTTCCAGGGCCAGGCGATTCGCCGGTACCGGGCGGTGCACATCGGGATCGCCGTCGCGCTCGAGGACGGGCTCATCACCCCCGTCCTCCGCGACTGCGATCAGAAGGGCCTCTTCCAGATCGCCGCCGAGTCCCGGGACCTCGCCGAGCGGACCCGGGTCCGGAAGCTCAAGGCCCAGGAGCTCTCCGGCGCCACCTTCTCCGTCTCCAACCTCGGGATGTTCGCCGTCGACGAGTTCTCCGCCATCATCAACCCGCCGGAGGGGGCGATCCTGGCGGTGGGCGCGATCGTCGACAAGCCGGTGGTCGTCAAGGGCCAGCTCGCGGTCGGCAAGCGCCTGCGCCTGACGCTGTCGTGCGATCACCGCGCGATGGATGGGGCCATGGGCGCCCGCTTCCTGGGGGATCTCCAAGCCCTCCTCGAGGCCCCGCTCGGGCTCCTGGTCTAA
- the lpdA gene encoding dihydrolipoyl dehydrogenase — translation MASEKFDVVVVGSGPGGYVGAIRAAQLGLRTAVVEADRPGGICLNWGCIPTKALLRNAEVLQLFQRAAEWGIAFDNLRADYAVAYRRSRQVADRMAKGVEFLFRKNTITLIAGRGELAGPGAVRVHPAQGAPRTVEARAVVLAMGAEPKSLPGVSLDGRRVISSDDALRLERLPASVIVIGAGAVGVEFADVFAAYGVQVTIIEALPRLLPLEDEEISRLLARSFTRRKIDVRAGAKVRTVKAGPDGVEVEIEHEGRADRLQAEQVLMAVGRGAKTRGAGLEGVGVAMERGFVKVTPHLESSVPGIYAIGDVAGPPLLAHKASAEGIVAAETIAGQPSHTVDYQAVPSCTYCHPQVASLGLTEAQARERGDAVRVGKYQFQANGKAQALGEPEGLVKIVAAADTGEILGVHILGAEATELIAEFGLGKTLEATVEEVGHTIHAHPTMSEAVMEAALDAMGAAIHL, via the coding sequence ATGGCGAGCGAGAAGTTCGACGTCGTCGTCGTGGGGTCGGGCCCGGGGGGCTACGTGGGCGCGATCCGGGCGGCCCAGCTCGGGCTCCGGACGGCTGTCGTCGAGGCCGACCGCCCGGGTGGGATCTGCCTGAACTGGGGCTGCATCCCGACCAAGGCGCTCCTCCGAAACGCCGAGGTCCTTCAGCTCTTCCAGCGGGCGGCCGAGTGGGGCATCGCCTTCGACAATCTGCGCGCCGACTACGCCGTGGCCTATCGCCGGAGCCGGCAGGTCGCCGACCGGATGGCCAAGGGCGTCGAGTTTCTCTTCCGGAAGAACACGATCACGCTCATCGCGGGCCGGGGCGAGCTCGCCGGGCCCGGGGCCGTCCGCGTCCACCCCGCCCAGGGGGCCCCGCGGACCGTCGAAGCCCGCGCGGTGGTTCTGGCGATGGGCGCCGAGCCCAAGAGTCTCCCGGGGGTGAGCCTGGACGGCCGGCGCGTCATCAGCTCGGACGACGCCCTCCGTCTCGAGCGGCTTCCCGCCTCCGTGATCGTCATCGGCGCCGGCGCCGTCGGAGTGGAGTTCGCGGACGTGTTCGCCGCCTACGGAGTCCAGGTCACGATCATCGAGGCGCTGCCGCGGCTCCTGCCCCTCGAGGACGAGGAGATCTCACGCCTCCTCGCCCGGAGCTTCACGCGGCGGAAGATCGACGTCCGCGCCGGCGCCAAGGTCCGAACGGTCAAGGCGGGTCCCGACGGCGTCGAGGTCGAGATCGAGCACGAGGGTCGGGCCGATCGCCTTCAGGCCGAGCAGGTGCTGATGGCGGTGGGACGCGGCGCGAAGACCCGGGGCGCGGGTCTCGAGGGGGTCGGGGTGGCGATGGAGCGCGGGTTCGTCAAGGTGACCCCGCACCTGGAGAGCTCGGTCCCGGGGATCTACGCGATCGGGGACGTCGCCGGGCCGCCGCTGCTCGCCCACAAGGCCAGTGCCGAGGGGATCGTGGCCGCCGAGACGATCGCCGGCCAGCCGAGCCACACCGTCGACTACCAGGCCGTCCCGAGCTGCACCTATTGCCATCCGCAGGTGGCGAGCCTGGGACTGACCGAGGCGCAGGCCCGCGAGCGCGGGGACGCCGTGCGGGTCGGGAAGTACCAGTTTCAGGCGAACGGCAAGGCTCAGGCCCTCGGGGAGCCCGAGGGGCTCGTCAAGATCGTGGCCGCCGCCGACACCGGGGAGATCCTGGGCGTCCACATCCTCGGGGCCGAGGCGACCGAGCTGATCGCGGAGTTCGGGCTCGGGAAGACGCTCGAGGCGACGGTGGAGGAGGTGGGCCACACGATCCACGCTCATCCCACGATGTCCGAGGCCGTCATGGAGGCGGCGCTGGACGCCATGGGCGCCGCCATCCATCTCTAG
- a CDS encoding DUF4337 domain-containing protein, whose translation MAEIPEPLEHAAEEAKDKAFTRRVALTTAVYAVVLALTSLGGNNAMKEMLLAQQQASDQWNFYQAKVIREHQYRAQALRIEADLVERGATMSPAARAKLEELRAKFAEEEKRYNAEKKDIEKEAKKLEHERDENRARDPNFDLAEALLQIGIVIASVSILSTSRALYGVSVVFALVATLFCVNGFTLLVHLPFLGVPHP comes from the coding sequence ATGGCGGAGATCCCGGAGCCCCTGGAGCACGCGGCGGAGGAGGCCAAGGACAAGGCCTTCACCCGCCGCGTCGCCCTCACGACCGCCGTGTACGCGGTGGTCCTGGCCCTGACCTCCCTCGGCGGCAACAACGCGATGAAGGAGATGCTGCTGGCCCAGCAGCAGGCCTCGGACCAGTGGAACTTCTACCAGGCCAAGGTGATCCGGGAGCACCAGTACCGGGCCCAGGCCCTCCGGATCGAGGCGGACCTCGTCGAGCGCGGCGCCACCATGTCCCCGGCGGCCCGGGCCAAGCTGGAGGAGCTCCGGGCGAAGTTCGCCGAGGAGGAGAAGCGCTACAACGCCGAGAAGAAGGACATCGAGAAGGAGGCCAAGAAGCTCGAGCACGAGCGGGACGAGAACCGGGCCCGCGACCCGAACTTCGACCTGGCCGAGGCCCTACTCCAGATCGGCATCGTCATCGCGTCGGTGTCGATCTTGTCGACCTCGCGCGCGCTCTACGGCGTCTCCGTCGTGTTTGCGCTGGTGGCCACGCTCTTCTGCGTGAACGGATTCACCCTGCTCGTCCATCTTCCCTTCCTGGGCGTCCCCCACCCCTGA
- a CDS encoding YtxH domain-containing protein has protein sequence MTDERQSDLNFLGALGLLTVGAIIGAGVALLLAPKTGEETRELLRERGTDLARLAQERGSEFARRAQETMGEAQVKAQEYLGRGKEVVEEKSAQLRAAFEAGRSAMREEISKLRGKDEPLEGV, from the coding sequence ATGACGGACGAACGGCAGAGCGATCTCAACTTCCTGGGAGCCTTGGGGCTCTTGACGGTCGGAGCGATCATCGGGGCGGGTGTCGCGCTCCTGCTGGCTCCCAAGACGGGTGAAGAGACGCGCGAGCTCCTCCGCGAGAGGGGGACGGATCTGGCGCGGCTGGCCCAGGAGCGCGGTTCGGAGTTCGCGCGCCGGGCCCAGGAGACGATGGGCGAGGCCCAGGTCAAGGCGCAGGAGTACCTCGGGCGTGGCAAGGAGGTCGTCGAGGAGAAGTCCGCCCAGCTCCGGGCCGCCTTCGAGGCCGGCCGGAGCGCCATGCGCGAGGAGATCTCCAAGCTGCGCGGGAAGGACGAGCCGCTCGAGGGCGTCTAG
- a CDS encoding DUF948 domain-containing protein — MLGIAALIASLALVALVVAAIPALVQIMRTARTTAETLTAVEREIRPLASQLQALLQEHRELAQRANRDLREAEGVVVMTQELLARLVKLTGILGGAGTVGKVLGVAQGLRKGVDVFIHRLSKGKPSG, encoded by the coding sequence GTGCTCGGCATCGCCGCCTTGATCGCCAGCCTGGCGCTCGTCGCCCTCGTGGTCGCCGCGATCCCCGCGCTCGTCCAGATCATGCGGACCGCCCGCACGACGGCCGAAACCCTGACGGCGGTGGAGCGGGAGATCCGGCCCCTCGCCTCGCAGCTCCAGGCCCTCCTCCAGGAGCACCGGGAGCTGGCCCAGCGGGCCAACCGCGATCTGCGGGAAGCCGAAGGCGTCGTGGTCATGACTCAAGAGCTGCTGGCCCGCCTGGTGAAGCTCACGGGCATTCTCGGAGGCGCGGGGACGGTCGGAAAGGTGTTGGGCGTGGCCCAGGGCCTGCGGAAAGGGGTGGACGTGTTCATCCATCGACTCAGCAAGGGGAAGCCGTCGGGATAG